From one Mya arenaria isolate MELC-2E11 chromosome 4, ASM2691426v1 genomic stretch:
- the LOC128230099 gene encoding BTB/POZ domain-containing protein 6-like, translated as MAAIKTMLNEDWQSPLAVGEGLWHLFVNQVACDMFFELGLDLERMGAHSVVLMARSVVWFRELADGLPQKDISLPEIAPEEFTCFLRYLYTGELKIEGISVDKVLSLAERYGARELIKQLVAIQLETMDAEMFCPFVRKNENHMTELIKHKCLEYVFNQPFKVFQSGTFSILPRSFLKEILEHEMLVIDEEVLCTAVLLWVSKECETAHMEVNGKNQRKVLGDMIYLIRFPLLSQDYFTENISEKGLLTEHEEVQLLKYFLKAKNAIQSLKFETKKRTAPKVPFKFSPHLENGPTVGGLHTTGSRPILATSETEKQGYVSRFTERGIGWGYRSNRKDAIAFTVSGDIILKYIDIYGTCKDNGTLDVTVALMDTKKQVSETDMKVPCQLTNASGLYEVGIENDTGSYGVHLKAGTEYHLILTINGGNTFYGKNGKAKVFADGIEFNFMTSQYSTNNTNTNIGQIAALKFTIV; from the exons GTTGCATGTGACATGTTTTTCGAGCTGGGGCTGGACCTTGAGCGTATGGGGGCACACAGTGTAGTGCTGATGGCGCGAAGTGTCGTCTGGTTCCGGGAGCTGGCGGACGGCCTCCCGCAGAAGGATATCTCGCTGCCAGAAATCGCCCCGGAGGAGTTCACTTGCTTTCTCAG GTATTTGTATACAGGAGAACTAAAAATCGAGGGAATCTCTGTTGACAAGGTCCTAAGTTTAGCTGAAAGATACGGAGCCCGAGAACTCATAAAACAGCTGGTAGCTATACAACTAGAAACTATGGACGCCGAAATGTTTTGTCCGTTCGtacggaaaaatgaaaatcacaTGACAGAACTTATAAAGCACAAATGTCTGGAGTATGTTTTTAATCAGCCGTTTAAGGTGTTTCAGAGTGGGACGTTCTCCATCCTGCCCCGTTCGTTCCTGAAGGAGATACTAGAGCATGAGATGTTGGTCATAGATGAGGAAGTTCTGTGTACGGCTGTCCTGCTCTGGGTCAGCAAAGAGTGTGAGACCGCTCATATGGAAGTCAACGGGAAAAACCAGCGTAAAGTCCTCGGTGACATGATCTATCTTATACGGTTTCCATTGCTGAGTCAGGACTACTTCACTGAGAACATCTCTGAAAAGGGCCTGCTTACAGAGCATGAGGAAGTTCAACtgttgaagtattttttaaaagcgAAGAACGCAATACAGAGTTTAAAGTTCGAAACCAAGAAAAGGACGGCCCCGAAAGTGCCGTTCAAATTTTCGCCACACTTGGAAAATGGCCCTACTGTTGGAGGGCTTCATACTACCGGAAGTCGACCAATCTTAGCAACATCAGAAACAGAAAAGCAGGGATACGTGAGTCGGTTTACGGAGAGGGGAATAGGCTGGGGTTACCGTAGCAACAGGAAGGACGCAATAGCCTTCACCGTGAGCGGAGACATTATTCTAAAATACATCGATATCTACGGAACTTGTAAGGATAATGGCACGCTTGATGTTACTGTAGCTTTAATGGACACTAAAAAGCAGGTCAGTGAAACTGACATGAAAGTTCCCTGTCAGTTAACAAATGCCTCGGGTCTATATGAGGTCGGGATTGAAAATGACACTGGCTCATACGGTGTGCACCTAAAAGCAGGAACGGAGTATCATCTTATTCTTACAATAAATGGCGGGAATACATTCTACGGCAAAAATGGAAAGGCAAAGGTCTTCGCTGATGGGATAGAGTTTAACTTTATGACTAGCCAGTATTCGACTAATAACACTAATACAAATATTGGACAAATAGCTGCTTTGAAGTTTACTATTGTGTAA